In one window of Synergistaceae bacterium DNA:
- a CDS encoding dCTP deaminase, whose translation IGREIIIDPFDESRLNPNSYNLSLHNELLIYTRESLDMKQDNPTQKILIPPEGFILQPGKLYLGRTHEYTSTKNFIPMLEGRSSIGRLGICIHVTAGFGDIGFAGYWTLELFCVQPVRIYAGVQIAQIYYHTISEPYELYTNGKYQNNNGIQASMLYKEF comes from the coding sequence ATATCGGACGCGAAATAATAATAGATCCTTTTGACGAGTCGCGCTTAAATCCAAATAGTTATAATTTGTCATTGCATAACGAGTTATTGATTTACACACGCGAATCTCTCGACATGAAACAAGATAATCCCACTCAAAAAATTTTGATTCCTCCTGAAGGCTTTATTTTACAGCCGGGCAAATTATATCTTGGCCGAACTCATGAATATACAAGCACAAAAAATTTTATTCCCATGTTAGAAGGCCGCTCATCAATAGGCAGGCTCGGAATTTGCATTCATGTAACAGCAGGATTCGGAGATATAGGTTTTGCGGGATATTGGACGCTCGAATTATTTTGTGTTCAGCCTGTCAGGATTTACGCCGGAGTCCAAATTGCGCAGATCTATTATCACACAATTTCAGAGCCCTACGAACTTTACACGAACGGCAAATATCAGAATAATAACGGTATTCAAGCAAGCATGTTATACAAAGAATTCTAA
- a CDS encoding NAD(+)/NADH kinase: MNELGMIVNLRKPEAVNMAKNLLEWANNNNCRFLLPKQEASALTTAGLDDEQWLKTVKLALVIGGDGTFLRAARFIMGTDIILHGINLGHLGFLASSRPDGAIKDLQNILSENFNVMERRVLRCVLYHDDSQLYKIYALNDVVLSTSSIARLLHIEIRFNDEFFCVLPADGVIISSPTGSTAYALSAGGPMIPPHVNAILLAPLCAHTLYSRPLVGSEDDRITLIARGSSRDLMLTQDGQLVYEVLPGDRIEIRLSRTKKIRTVNLPDRNFLDIVREKLGWGE; the protein is encoded by the coding sequence ATGAATGAACTCGGAATGATCGTAAATCTTCGTAAGCCTGAGGCCGTGAATATGGCGAAAAATTTGCTTGAATGGGCAAATAATAATAATTGCCGGTTCCTATTACCTAAACAGGAAGCAAGCGCACTCACTACTGCAGGACTTGACGATGAACAATGGCTGAAAACTGTAAAACTTGCGCTGGTAATCGGCGGGGACGGGACATTTTTACGCGCTGCAAGATTCATAATGGGAACTGATATAATTTTGCACGGAATAAATCTCGGACATTTAGGATTTCTCGCTTCAAGCAGGCCCGACGGAGCTATTAAAGATTTACAGAATATTTTATCCGAAAATTTTAACGTGATGGAGCGCAGAGTTTTGCGTTGTGTCTTGTATCACGATGACTCACAGCTTTATAAAATTTATGCCCTCAATGATGTAGTCTTGAGTACAAGCTCAATAGCTAGATTGCTTCATATTGAAATAAGATTCAACGACGAATTTTTTTGCGTGTTACCTGCTGACGGCGTAATAATTTCTTCTCCGACCGGGTCAACTGCTTATGCTTTATCAGCCGGAGGGCCCATGATACCCCCGCACGTTAATGCGATATTATTAGCTCCCTTGTGCGCTCATACTCTTTATTCAAGGCCGTTAGTGGGCTCTGAAGATGACAGAATCACGTTAATAGCTCGCGGAAGTTCACGGGATTTAATGTTGACTCAGGACGGCCAGCTCGTTTATGAAGTATTGCCGGGCGACAGAATCGAAATAAGACTATCACGTACTAAGAAAATAAGAACTGTGAATTTACCTGATAGAAATTTTCTTGATATAGTGCGCGAAAAATTAGGCTGGGGCGAATGA